One window from the genome of Natrialba magadii ATCC 43099 encodes:
- the acs gene encoding acetate--CoA ligase: MDDRNGWGRNRPEPTGPTLDPPESFVEQANVTDTSDDQPLGEQFERDWPDCWERAADLLTWDESYDTVLDDEDAPFYEWFTDGKLNAAYNCVDRHLEAGRKNHAAIRWEGKQGERETYTYQDLSVAVNEFAAALRDLGVEADDVVTIYLPMIPELPIAMLACARIGAPHSVVFAGLSADALATRLDAADSEYLVTCDGYYRRGDAFNQKSKADNARLSVDQDVETVVVDRLGDELPHVLGDGESDYHELREAFAGASVEPVSRDAEDMLFLMYTSGTTGDPKGVVHSTGGYLAQVAWTARSVLDIRPEDTYWCAADIGWITGHSYIVYGPLALGTTTVMYEGTPDYPDRDRLWEIIDRNAVDIFYTAPTAVRAFMKWGESYPDSHDLSSLRLLGTVGEPISPGPWRWYHDHIGNGECPVVDTWWQTETGAILISTLPGVDEMKPGAAGPPLPGIDVAVVDEDGNAVDPGQTGYLTIPRPWPAMVRTLYDGDDRFRAEYWDRFSDPDVGVWRYFSGDTAAVDEDGYITMLGRVDDVINVASTRLSTMEIEGAIADVDGVAEAAVVGRSGQQGGTEIYAYVSAASDRDPGETLRETILERVETAIGPIATPEAVVFTPELPKTRSGKIMRRLLEDIANDEELGDTSALRNPEIVGEIQSERNRS, translated from the coding sequence ATGGACGATCGGAACGGGTGGGGACGAAATCGTCCCGAGCCCACCGGGCCGACGCTCGACCCACCGGAATCGTTCGTTGAACAGGCGAACGTCACGGACACGAGCGATGACCAACCGCTCGGTGAGCAGTTCGAGCGCGACTGGCCCGACTGCTGGGAGCGGGCCGCAGACCTCCTCACCTGGGACGAGTCGTACGACACCGTCCTCGACGACGAGGACGCGCCGTTCTACGAGTGGTTTACCGACGGCAAGCTGAACGCCGCCTACAACTGCGTCGATCGGCACCTCGAGGCCGGTCGAAAAAATCACGCGGCGATCCGCTGGGAGGGAAAGCAAGGCGAGCGCGAGACCTACACGTACCAGGATCTCTCGGTCGCGGTCAACGAGTTCGCCGCGGCCCTTCGAGATTTGGGCGTCGAAGCGGACGACGTGGTGACGATCTACCTGCCGATGATTCCTGAGCTCCCGATCGCGATGCTGGCCTGCGCCCGCATCGGCGCGCCCCACAGCGTCGTCTTCGCGGGGCTCTCGGCAGACGCGCTCGCGACGCGGCTAGACGCCGCCGACAGCGAATATCTGGTCACCTGCGACGGCTACTATCGTCGCGGTGACGCGTTCAATCAGAAGAGCAAGGCGGACAACGCCCGGCTCTCGGTCGACCAGGACGTCGAAACCGTCGTCGTCGACCGACTGGGTGACGAACTGCCCCACGTCCTCGGCGACGGCGAATCGGACTATCACGAACTCCGTGAGGCGTTTGCAGGCGCGTCAGTCGAGCCAGTCTCGCGAGACGCGGAGGACATGTTATTCCTGATGTACACGTCGGGGACGACCGGTGACCCGAAGGGCGTCGTTCACTCGACGGGAGGGTACCTCGCACAGGTCGCCTGGACGGCCCGAAGCGTGCTCGACATCCGGCCCGAAGACACCTACTGGTGTGCGGCCGACATCGGCTGGATCACGGGCCACTCCTATATCGTCTACGGCCCGCTGGCACTTGGGACGACGACGGTGATGTACGAAGGCACGCCAGACTATCCTGACCGGGATCGACTCTGGGAGATCATCGACCGGAACGCGGTCGACATCTTCTACACCGCACCGACGGCAGTCCGTGCGTTCATGAAGTGGGGAGAATCGTACCCCGACAGCCACGACCTCTCGTCGCTCCGACTGCTGGGCACCGTCGGCGAACCGATCAGTCCCGGCCCCTGGCGCTGGTACCACGACCACATCGGCAACGGCGAGTGCCCGGTCGTCGACACCTGGTGGCAGACCGAAACCGGTGCGATCCTGATCTCGACGCTGCCGGGCGTCGACGAGATGAAACCCGGCGCTGCGGGGCCACCGCTGCCCGGCATCGACGTGGCCGTCGTCGATGAAGACGGCAACGCGGTCGATCCCGGCCAGACCGGCTATCTCACGATTCCGCGTCCGTGGCCTGCCATGGTCCGGACGCTGTACGACGGTGACGACCGGTTTCGCGCCGAGTACTGGGATCGGTTTTCAGACCCCGACGTAGGTGTCTGGCGCTACTTCAGCGGCGACACCGCTGCAGTCGACGAGGACGGCTACATCACGATGCTCGGCCGCGTCGACGACGTGATCAACGTGGCCAGTACGCGACTGAGTACGATGGAGATCGAAGGTGCCATCGCCGATGTCGACGGCGTGGCCGAAGCCGCTGTCGTCGGCCGATCGGGCCAACAGGGTGGCACTGAGATCTACGCCTACGTCTCTGCCGCGAGCGACCGCGACCCCGGCGAAACGTTACGTGAGACCATCCTCGAACGCGTCGAGACTGCAATCGGTCCAATCGCGACTCCCGAAGCGGTTGTCTTCACCCCTGAACTCCCCAAGACCCGCTCCGGGAAGATTATGCGCCGACTTCTCGAGGACATCGCGAACGACGAGGAACTGGGCGATACGAGCGCGCTCCGGAACCCCGAAATTGTCGGCGAGATCCAGAGCGAACGGAACCGTTCGTAG
- a CDS encoding universal stress protein produces the protein MYESLLVATDGSDDATAATAHGIGLASDLGAELYGVAVVESRTEYDNAIVDPDERERNLRGAAEDSLAAFGERARAADITAETAVRSGVPHEEILAAADRWEVDAIVVGARGSSEFKRALLGSTVDAVVRFADRPVLVVDGEGEGDVDENENEDENDAADSVGIDGT, from the coding sequence ATGTACGAGTCTTTGCTCGTTGCGACGGACGGGAGCGACGACGCGACGGCGGCCACAGCACACGGCATCGGCCTCGCATCCGATCTAGGGGCTGAGCTCTACGGGGTGGCAGTTGTCGAATCCAGAACCGAGTACGATAACGCGATCGTCGATCCCGACGAGCGCGAGCGGAATCTCCGTGGGGCCGCAGAGGACTCGCTCGCTGCGTTCGGAGAGCGCGCCCGAGCGGCGGATATCACGGCTGAGACGGCGGTTCGGTCGGGTGTTCCACACGAGGAGATTCTCGCTGCGGCCGATCGCTGGGAGGTCGATGCGATCGTCGTTGGCGCACGTGGCAGTTCGGAATTCAAGCGGGCGTTGCTCGGAAGCACCGTCGATGCAGTGGTTCGGTTCGCTGATCGGCCGGTTCTCGTCGTTGATGGGGAGGGCGAAGGCGATGTGGACGAGAACGAGAACGAGGACGAGAACGATGCTGCGGACAGCGTTGGAATCGACGGAACGTAA
- a CDS encoding cobyrinic acid a,c-diamide synthase has product MNGLVFGGVSSGVGKTVATLATMQALSDAGQSVQPAKAGPDFIDPSHHEAIAGRPSRTLDLWLSGEDGVRRNCARAADTDAADQPDICLVEGVMGLYDGDVSSTAMVAAALELPVVLVADAKAGMESVAATAYGFREYAAEIGRDIDVAGIIAQRAHGGRHEQGIKDALPDELEYFGRIPPREDLEIPDRHLGLEMGSEAALSRSALREAAETIDTDQLLAAAREPATPETPAESASPVDATVAVASDAAFCFRYPATIERLRERADLVTFSPVAGDPVPDCDGVYLPGGYPELHADVLESAGTLTALGDRASEGLPVFGECGGLMAMSRSLTTTGEGDTDTDADTDADPTTHEMAGILPADVTMHDRYQALDHIELETVNDTLTAHAGETLRGHEFHYSSADVDSDVRFAFEAVRGRGIDGEHDGLLAYDSLGTYAHVHPGSGAFDRFLESL; this is encoded by the coding sequence ATGAATGGGCTCGTCTTCGGCGGCGTCAGCTCCGGCGTCGGCAAGACCGTTGCGACGCTCGCGACGATGCAGGCGCTCTCCGACGCAGGACAATCCGTCCAGCCCGCGAAGGCCGGCCCAGACTTCATCGACCCAAGCCATCACGAGGCCATCGCCGGCCGCCCCTCCAGAACGCTCGACCTGTGGCTCTCCGGCGAGGATGGAGTCCGGCGAAACTGCGCCCGCGCAGCGGACACCGACGCTGCCGACCAACCCGACATCTGCCTCGTCGAAGGCGTTATGGGCCTCTACGACGGCGATGTCTCGAGTACCGCCATGGTCGCCGCCGCACTCGAGTTGCCCGTCGTCCTCGTCGCCGACGCCAAAGCCGGGATGGAGAGCGTTGCCGCGACGGCGTACGGCTTCCGCGAGTACGCCGCCGAAATCGGCCGCGACATCGACGTTGCGGGCATCATCGCCCAGCGCGCCCACGGCGGCCGTCACGAGCAGGGGATCAAGGACGCGCTCCCGGACGAACTCGAGTACTTCGGCCGCATTCCGCCACGCGAGGACCTCGAAATCCCCGACCGCCACCTCGGGCTCGAGATGGGGTCGGAAGCCGCACTGTCGCGCTCGGCGCTCAGGGAGGCTGCAGAGACGATCGACACCGACCAACTCCTCGCGGCCGCCCGCGAACCCGCTACACCCGAGACGCCGGCCGAATCCGCGTCTCCGGTCGACGCGACTGTCGCCGTCGCCAGCGACGCGGCGTTCTGCTTCCGGTATCCTGCGACGATCGAGCGCCTTCGCGAGCGCGCCGACCTCGTCACGTTCTCGCCTGTCGCCGGCGACCCTGTCCCCGACTGTGACGGCGTCTACCTCCCCGGTGGCTACCCCGAACTGCACGCCGATGTACTCGAGTCCGCTGGCACGCTGACGGCACTCGGCGACCGGGCAAGCGAGGGCTTGCCGGTGTTCGGCGAGTGTGGTGGGTTGATGGCGATGAGTCGGTCGTTGACGACCACTGGTGAGGGTGACACCGACACCGACGCCGACACCGACGCCGACCCCACAACCCACGAGATGGCTGGCATCCTCCCCGCCGACGTCACCATGCACGACCGCTATCAGGCGCTCGACCACATCGAACTCGAGACCGTCAACGACACCCTCACCGCCCACGCCGGTGAGACGCTTCGTGGCCACGAGTTCCACTACTCGAGTGCCGACGTGGACTCAGACGTACGGTTCGCGTTCGAGGCGGTTCGCGGAAGGGGGATCGACGGCGAGCACGACGGGCTGCTGGCGTACGACTCTCTGGGGACGTACGCACACGTTCATCCTGGGAGCGGCGCGTTCGATCGGTTCCTCGAGTCGCTGTAA
- a CDS encoding uracil-xanthine permease family protein — protein MTGDDAGDRTRADGIEYGVDDKPPLGESAVLGIQHYLTMVGANIAVPLILAEAMGMPEELWPQFIGTFFVVSGIATLAQTTFGNRYPIVQGAPFSMLAPALAIIAVVTAGGVAGQPDWQAALLQLQGAIIVAAIVQVAMGYFGLVGKLQRFLSPVVIAPTIALIGLALFDAGQITSPDQSWWLLGLTLGLILLFSQYLDLKHKAFRLYPVILAIALSWIVAAALSAAGVIGIDHPGHVPLGDVTETTLILPIAPFQWGIPELTTAFVIGMFAGVLASIVESIGDYYAVANLTGAAAPSEKRINHGIGMEGLMNIFSGIMGTGGSTSYSENVGAIGLTGVASRYVVQIGALVMLVVGFIGYFGQLIATIPDPIIGGLFIAMFAQIVAVGIGNLRHVDLESSRNVFVIGFALFIGLAIPEYMANFETTLAFRDAVGIEAAIAPLATADVITAIGLGAGIEAAATVAVDTVFIIGSTGMAIGGLAALLLDNTIPGTREERGLTELNQLTEEDEEFESFWDRWVSSDGERGQ, from the coding sequence ATGACGGGGGACGACGCTGGGGACAGGACACGCGCCGACGGTATCGAGTATGGGGTCGACGACAAGCCACCGCTCGGTGAGTCGGCGGTGCTCGGTATTCAGCACTATCTGACGATGGTTGGAGCGAACATCGCCGTGCCGCTGATTCTGGCCGAGGCGATGGGAATGCCCGAAGAGTTGTGGCCACAGTTCATCGGAACCTTCTTCGTGGTGTCGGGGATCGCGACCCTGGCCCAGACGACGTTCGGGAACCGGTACCCGATCGTGCAGGGCGCACCGTTCTCGATGCTCGCGCCGGCGCTCGCGATTATCGCGGTCGTCACGGCTGGCGGGGTAGCCGGACAGCCCGACTGGCAGGCCGCACTCTTGCAGTTACAGGGCGCGATCATCGTCGCGGCGATTGTCCAGGTCGCGATGGGGTACTTCGGCCTCGTCGGGAAACTACAGCGGTTCCTCTCGCCGGTCGTTATCGCGCCGACGATTGCGCTGATCGGGCTGGCGCTATTCGACGCCGGACAGATCACGTCGCCAGACCAGAGCTGGTGGTTGCTCGGGCTCACCCTGGGCCTCATCCTGCTGTTCTCGCAGTACCTCGATCTCAAGCACAAGGCGTTCCGACTGTATCCGGTGATTCTGGCGATCGCGCTGTCGTGGATCGTCGCCGCAGCGCTGTCGGCGGCTGGTGTAATCGGAATCGACCACCCCGGCCACGTTCCACTTGGGGATGTTACCGAAACCACACTCATCCTGCCGATCGCACCGTTCCAGTGGGGAATTCCTGAACTCACGACGGCGTTTGTCATCGGCATGTTCGCCGGCGTCCTCGCCTCGATCGTCGAGAGTATCGGCGACTACTACGCCGTCGCAAACCTGACCGGGGCCGCCGCACCTAGCGAGAAGCGGATCAACCACGGTATCGGGATGGAGGGACTGATGAACATCTTCTCGGGGATCATGGGCACTGGCGGCTCGACATCCTACTCCGAGAACGTCGGTGCGATCGGACTCACTGGCGTCGCCTCGCGCTACGTCGTTCAGATCGGGGCGCTCGTCATGCTGGTCGTCGGCTTCATCGGTTACTTCGGTCAGCTCATCGCGACGATCCCCGATCCGATCATCGGTGGCCTGTTCATCGCCATGTTCGCCCAGATCGTCGCCGTCGGGATCGGCAACCTTCGCCACGTCGATCTCGAATCCTCGCGCAACGTGTTCGTCATCGGCTTCGCGCTGTTCATCGGCCTCGCGATTCCGGAGTACATGGCTAACTTCGAGACGACGCTTGCCTTCCGCGACGCTGTCGGCATCGAAGCCGCGATCGCGCCACTCGCTACCGCTGACGTCATCACCGCGATCGGACTCGGTGCAGGAATCGAAGCTGCCGCCACCGTCGCCGTCGACACGGTGTTCATCATCGGCTCGACCGGGATGGCAATCGGCGGACTCGCCGCACTGCTACTCGACAATACGATTCCAGGCACCCGCGAGGAACGTGGCCTTACCGAACTGAATCAGCTCACCGAAGAGGATGAGGAGTTCGAATCGTTCTGGGACCGCTGGGTCAGTTCGGACGGCGAACGCGGACAGTAA